A genomic stretch from Leishmania infantum JPCM5 genome chromosome 25 includes:
- the LPG1 gene encoding beta galactofuranosyl transferase, with translation MAPPRWHHDRRRMAIFVRVGLYTLLFLMGYIVPLIIFYNRSRADTFEDTPRSGEAFISDENFFHCIAERLSYKEQHPARIPYVLIPVTMDYQDIKQLFCNITVPMTYIMFINNGMFRPLRSLLDRLAVDLRDYVDQNLFIIHHPENIGYASAVNEGLRHALNFSVAKVPWVFITNADVRFAPGLIDEFVSQANEKTQGQLERIRRLDQEIIAEARTLRNVPNPRFAFRSSQHPIITASSLPYRIRTMPPEEMKKQFADTYGIFYTDHKDFMATFALSRLAIATVGFFDENYFPAYGEDHDYVWRMAALGYQKYFSEPGKFVHFENANLNVGGSARNRGIFKNTAYFLQSVKFGRMNYQPFRLQYRRAKWFPDGVTIYQDTGRNPLPFNGTIPLDMWVLDTDRRRSIWEIGENIRCHRDYKPYSMKLLDFPVDPS, from the coding sequence atggcgccgcctcgctggcATCACGACCGCCGGCGCATGGCGATATTCGTCCGTGTCGGTCTTTACACACTTCTCTTCCTTATGGGCTACATTGTCCCGCTTATCATTTTTTATAATCGCTCGCGCGCAGACACCTTCGAGGATACCCCTCGTTCCGGTGAGGCGTTTATTAGTGACGAGAATTTTTTTCACTGCATCGCCGAGCGTCTCTCATATAAGGAACAACACCCAGCTCGAATCCCGTACGTGCTGATACCGGTAACGATGGATTATCAGGACATCAAGCAACTCTTCTGCAATATTACAGTCCCCATGACGTACATCATGTTTATCAACAACGGCATGTTCCGCCCACTACGCTCGCTTCTCGACCGCCTTGCCGTAGATCTGAGGGACTACGTCGACCAGAATCTCTTTATCATTCACCACCCCGAGAACATCGGCTACGCGTCTGCCGTGAACGAGGGCCTGCGTCACGCCCTCAACTTTTCCGTTGCCAAAGTGCCTTGGGTCTTCATCACCAATGCCGACGTGCGCTTTGCGCCGGGGCTCATCGACGAGTTTGTCTCGCAGGCAAACGAAAAGACACAAGGCCAGCTGGAGCGCATTCGCCGCCTAGACCAAGAGATCATTGCCGAAGCCAGGACGCTGCGAAACGTGCCAAATCCGCGGTTTGCCttccgcagcagccagcacCCCATCATTACGGCATCCTCGCTGCCATATCGTATTCGGACCATGCCCCCAGAGGAGATGAAGAAGCAGTTTGCCGACACGTACGGCATCTTTTACACAGACCACAAGGATTTCATGGCCACATTTGCGCTGTCCCGCCTCGCCATTGCGACCGTAGGGTTTTTTGACGAGAACTACTTCCCCGCCTACGGCGAAGATCATGACTACGTGTGGCGCATGGCTGCTTTGGGCTACCAAAAGTACTTCTCCGAGCCTGGCAAGTTTGTGCACTTTGAAAACGCGAACCTCAACGTCGGTGGGTCGGCCAGGAACCGGGGAATCTTCAAGAACACTGCCTACTTTCTCCAGAGCGTCAAGTTTGGGCGTATGAACTATCAACCATTTCGCCTCCAATATCGCCGTGCCAAGTGGTTTCCTGATGGGGTCACAATCTATCAAGATACCGGGCGCAATCCACTGCCGTTTAACGGAACCATTCCTCTCGACATGTGGGTACTCGACACTGACAGGCGGAGGTCCATATGGGAAATCGGTGAAAACATtcgctgccaccgcgacTACAAGCCGTACAGCATGAAGCTACTGGACTTTCCTGTTGACCCCAGCTAA
- the ARD1 gene encoding putative N-terminal acetyltransferase complex ard1 subunit homolog: protein MLPSTVPLSLLSPFSCLRLRMERQKVNVNRAALLQGDRRRAMTTYRRMTLCDTLQFNFVNLDQLTETYNTSFYGEYVTHWPEYQRMCVHPTTGIPMAYTLGKAEGQGEDYHGHVSAVSVAPTFRRVALGETLMAELAQMSELVHNAYFVDLFVRKSNQVAQDMYHRLGYIVYRTVLNYYHGDGPKGPFKSDEDALDMRLALRRDKERRKSSVIPLDRPIKPEELEWV from the coding sequence ATGTTGCCAAGTACTGTACCCTtgtctcttctctctcccttctcctgcCTGCGTCTGCGTATGGAACGACAAAAGGTAAACGTTAACagggcggcgttgctgcaggGCGACCGCCGACGTGCGATGACTACATATCGCCGCATGACGCTATGCGACACGCTGCAGTTTAATTTTGTAAATTTGGATCAACTAACAGAGACGTACAATACGTCCTTCTATGGCGAGTATGTGACGCACTGGCCGGAGTACcagcgcatgtgcgtgcaccCAACCACCGGTATTCCCATGGCCTACACGCTCGGCAAAGCGGAAGGACAGGGGGAGGACTATCACGGACACGTGTCCGCCGTTTCCGTGGCGCCAACGTTTCGGCGCGTCGCCCTCGGCGAGACCCTCATGGCCGAGTTGGCGCAGATGAGCGAGCTCGTGCACAATGCCTACTTTGTGGACCTCTTCGTCCGCAAAAGTAACCAGGTTGCGCAGGACATGTACCATCGACTGGGCTACATTGTCTACCGGACGGTGCTAAACTACTATCACGGCGACGGCCCCAAAGGCCCCTTCAAGAGTGACGAGGACGCACTGGACATGCGGCTTGCCCTGCGGCGTGACAAGGAGCGGCGAAAAAGTAGCGTCATTCCCCTAGACCGACCCATCAAACCCGAAGAACTGGAGTGGGTGTGA
- the PABP3 gene encoding putative poly(A)-binding protein 3, with protein MVVPVQRTSVYVGDLPIDLPRPEEAINNLFSTVAPVVSVKVCRDMATQRSLGYGYVNFQTTADAEKVIDALNYTGIAPGLQIRVMFSIRDPLQRKSGMNNVFVKKLDTAINAKELQAAFTKCGRVLSCKVALDSAGNSKGYGFVQFETAEGAKAALDMNGSKLGDSEVVVAPFVRRVDREVMAAKSFRNIYIKNIAAAATEADVKAAAEKFGKVNSLFLSEHAPFPTKFALVAFEEHEAAVQAIAALNESEESGLTEKAAKLVVCRALSKSERDREKKKAASLYQNHGRNLYVKHLPDDITDDKLREIFEPFGKITSCAIMKEPNGTFKGFAFVCFEDRQHASAALRSLNGQPLEHSKKPLYVSHAEQKDMRIRLLQQRRAAMRHQSRMVPPMNTFPQQWPRHPFPHMVPPMMPPPPPPNMGMPQFMSGPMIRRPAMEPHLMQGEPMRPPNRYTQPREQYPPQQRQDGVDMNYLSTLSPEQQKNYLGELLYSRILPLESSNAAKITGMLLEMSREEIFEILADHFALLSKIQEANAVLQQHTGN; from the coding sequence ATGGTGGTCCCAGTGCAACGCACCTCCGTCTACGTCGGCGACTTGCCGATCGACCTGCCTCGCCCAGAGGAGGCGATTAACAACCTCTTTAGTACTGTTGCACCCGTGGTCTCCGTAAAGGTGTGCCGCGACATGGCAACGCAGCGCTCCTTAGGCTATGGCTACGTCAACTTCCAGACCACTGCCGATGCAGAAAAGGTGATTGACGCGCTCAACTACACAGGCATCGCACCAGGGCTCCAAATCCGCGTCATGTTCTCCATCCGCGACCCGCTCCAGCGCAAGAGCGGCATGAACAATGTGTTTGTCAAGAAGCTGGATACTGCTATTAATGccaaggagctgcaggctGCCTTTACCAAGTGCGGCCGCGTGCTGTCGTGCAAGGTGGCGCTCGACTCGGCAGGCAACTCGAAGGGCTACGGCTTTGTGCAGTTCGAGACAGCCGAAGGCGCCAAGGCGGCGCTCGACATGAACGGTAGTAAGTTGGGGGATagcgaggtggtggtggcaccCTTTGTCCGTCGCGTCGACCGCGAGGTGATGGCCGCCAAATCCTTCCGGAACATCTACATCAAGAAcatcgcggccgccgccacggaggCGGACGTGAAGGCGGCCGCGGAAAAATTTGGCAAGGTAAATTCCTTGTTTCTCTCCGAGCACGCGCCGTTCCCTACCAAATTCGCCCTGGTCGCGTTCGAGGAGCACGAGGCCGCCGTCCAGGCCATCGCGGCGCTGAACGAGTCGGAAGAGAGCGGCCTGACAGAGAAGGCGGCGAAACTCGTTGTGTGCCGCGCGCTTTCCAAGAGCGAGCGTGACCGTGAGAAGAAGAAGGCCGCGTCCCTCTACCAGAACCACGGCCGCAACCTCTACGTAAAACACCTGCCTGACGACATCACCGACGACAAGCTGCGCGAGATCTTCGAGCCGTTTGGCAAGATCACATCGTGTGCCATCATGAAGGAGCCGAATGGCACCTTCAAGGGGTTCGCCTTTGTCTGCTTCGAGGACAGGCAGCACGCCTCCGCTGCGTTGCGGAGCCTGAATGGGCAGCCTCTAGAGCACTCAAAGAAGCCTCTTTATGTGAGCCACGCGGAGCAGAAAGACATGCGCATCCgcctgcttcagcagcgtcgtgcgGCCATGCGCCACCAGTCCCGTATGGTGCCCCCGATGAACACGTTCccgcagcagtggccgcGGCACCCGTTCCCGCACATGGTGCCGCCCAtgatgccgccaccgccgccaccgaacATGGGGATGCCACAGTTCATGTCTGGCCCAATGATACGTCGCCCCGCCATGGAGCCACACCTCATGCAAGGCGAACCGATGCGTCCGCCGAACCGCTACACACAGCCACGCGAGCAGTatccaccgcagcagcgccaggaCGGCGTCGACATGAACTACCTCAGCACCCTTTCCCCAGAGCAGCAAAAGAACTATCTTGGCGAGCTTCTCTACAGCCGCATCCTGCCGTTGGAGTCGTCCAATGCCGCGAAGATTACGGGTATGCTGCTTGAGATGAGCCGCGAGGAGATTTTCGAGATCCTGGCGGACCACTTCGCCCTTCTCTCCAAGATTCAGGAGGCAAACGCGGTGCTTCAGCAGCACACTGGCAACTAG